A window of the Oncorhynchus mykiss isolate Arlee chromosome 15, USDA_OmykA_1.1, whole genome shotgun sequence genome harbors these coding sequences:
- the LOC110489579 gene encoding arylamine N-acetyltransferase, pineal gland isozyme NAT-10 — MDVQKYFLRIGYEGPALPTPTLDALQRVHRCHLRTVPFENLTIHSGGRVRLELPHLYDKIVHHRRGGFCFENNGLFSWLLSEMGFDVTILAGQVRDAVTGWYGPPFDHFISMVTLEGHRWLCDVAFGGSGFELPMSLETEEPQKQGHRVYRIRRAGEMHFLEWQDEERETGLWTELYKFTLDTRHRGDFIEMCDYHQSSPSSIFFCKSLCSMLKPTGRLTYMGHKLITTQFPSDEAGTVTKASRELTDEEIPDILKEEFGIILESQLVPKDETMTPPLNIF; from the coding sequence ATGGATGTTCAGAAGTATTTTCTACGCATTGGGTATGAGGGACCAGCGTTGCCAACGCCGACCTTGGACGCGCTCCAGCGTGTACACCGCTGTCATCTGAGGACTGTCCCTTTCGAGAACCTCACCATCCACAGCGGGGGGCGCGTACGACTCGAACTCCCGCACCTCTATGATAAAATCGTTCATCACCGCCGCGGAGGGTTCTGCTTCGAGAACAACGGTCTGTTCTCCTGGCTTCTGTCGGAAATGGGATTCGACGTCACCATCCTAGCGGGCCAAGTGAGAGACGCCGTCACAGGGTGGTACGGCCCGCCGTTCGACCACTTCATCTCCATGGTGACGCTCGAGGGGCATCGGTGGCTGTGCGACGTGGCATTTGGTGGATCAGGGTTCGAGCTCCCCATGTCCTTAGAGACGGAAGAACCTCAGAAGCAGGGCCACAGAGTGTACAGGATCAGACGAGCGGGAGAGATGCACTTTCTGGAGTGgcaagatgaagagagagaaactgGGCTCTGGACTGAGCTATACAAGTTCACTCTGGACACAAGACACAGAGGAGACTTCATAGAGATGTGTGACTACCATCAGAGCTCCCCTAGCTCCATCTTCTTCTGCAAGTCTCTCTGCTCCATGCTGAAGCCTACCGGGAGGCTCACCTACATGGGCCATAAACTCATCACCACCCAGTTTCCCTCAGATGAAGCTGGGACTGTGACTAAAGCCAGCAGAGAGCTGACTGATGAAGAGATACCTGACATACTAAAAGAGGAGTTTGGAATAATACTGGAATCTCAACTTGTCCCAAAGGATGAAACTATGACACCACCCctcaacattttttaa